AACTAGTTTATCTACCTGCAGCTGAAAATGATTGGGCTAATCTAAGGGTTCAAGATTTTAAGAGTGTTCGGGCATATAGCTCAGCACTATTCAAAATAAGTTCTAGGCTCATTATGTGTGGTGAGATTGTTACTGAGAAAAGAAAGATCGACAAAACATTATCCACTTTTCATCCCAATAATATCAACTTAGCCGAGATGTACAGGGAGCGCAAGTTTACCAAGTTTGGGGATCTCCTTTCAACCCTCCTTGTTGCCGAGCAGAATCATGAATTGGTGATTAAGAATCATCAATCCCGTCCAACGGGATCTGCCCCTTTACCAGAAGTAAATAACACGACATTCCAGCAGAATGTACGTGGAAAAGGGCATAGAGGTGGACGAGGCCATGGTCGCTACCGTGGACGAGGCCGTGGTCGTGGGCATTTTTGTCCTTATTATAGCTTTGGTCACCAGAAGTGGCAACCTGAAACACAGAGCAAAAGAAAGGCACCACAAGGAGGGAAAACTAACAATTTATGTCACAAGTGTGGAATGGAAGGGCATTGGTCAC
The sequence above is drawn from the Apium graveolens cultivar Ventura chromosome 2, ASM990537v1, whole genome shotgun sequence genome and encodes:
- the LOC141693430 gene encoding uncharacterized protein LOC141693430, with translation MTNLTNLSFVALDISGENYLSWVQDVKLHLGSKKLGNTIKAENTSTIEENFTSIIFLRHHMHEDLKSEYLEVEDPFILWENLKDRFDHQKLVYLPAAENDWANLRVQDFKSVRAYSSALFKISSRLIMCGEIVTEKRKIDKTLSTFHPNNINLAEMYRERKFTKFGDLLSTLLVAEQNHELVIKNHQSRPTGSAPLPEVNNTTFQQNVRGKGHRGGRGHGRYRGRGRGRGHFCPYYSFGHQKWQPETQSKRKAPQGGKTNNLCHKCGMEGHWSRNCYIPQHLVDLYQSSKRSKGKMVETNFANNLDDSLIISTGGISVNGPNETNETPMWEAED